One window of the Dreissena polymorpha isolate Duluth1 chromosome 5, UMN_Dpol_1.0, whole genome shotgun sequence genome contains the following:
- the LOC127831302 gene encoding protocadherin Fat 3-like translates to MSNANANAYDVKITPTDNQNNVGSARTLTVVVTDLNNAPSFFNLPQSVPIDENVVVGTTVFTVSFTDPDDVNTHTFTLAASSYFQIAIPTSGNITTKSAINYETLGGVYSYALNVTVSDGIVTVTSTVTFTINDVNEALVWNAATYRTNVQDGAAVGTVLTDPGFAVTDEDTDDTYKCFMNCGVSAGYFSINTSACDLKVTSAYSLDAGLTSPVSCLVTAVDKGSHTATTTLIITIDDVNNYSPTFSQIYYDFTVSGSAGSGTSVGTVTATDTDTGTFGTFSYTLDKTALNGNYFTVNSATGVISTTVNMLTVCNCSGSTLTMTVTATDKGGRNVSSQVVVYVSEATTTYTTSTTDRYRTFFEDTRNIAWFSVAMVLLAVIAAVTPYVMVKYVCEGPALCKNPCRQVSHEIHAFSLTGICAPTIRRPGRCSTHHRERHLDHSFYKAFGNHPHPKTTSFGGVRTSDFSDVMMNVRQYVSADMTDDFDSYKQSYGVLK, encoded by the exons ATGTCGAACGCGAACGCGAATGCATATGACGTCAAGATAACACCAACTGACAACCAGAATAACGTTGGATCGGCGAGGACGCTTACAGTGGTAGTTACAG ACCTGAACAACGCGCCCTCTTTCTTCAACCTACCACAGAGCGTCCCGATAGACGAGAACGTGGTCGTCGGTACCACCGTGTTTACGGTGTCCTTCACCGACCCCGACGACGTCAACACGCACACGTTTACGCTGGCGGCGTCATCTTACTTCCAGATCGCAATACCGACAT CGGGAAACATCACCACGAAGTCAGCCATCAACTATGAGACGCTGGGTGGCGTGTATTCATACGCTCTGAATGTCACCGTCAGTGACGGAATTGTGACGGTGACGTCAACGGTGACGTTCACAATCAATGACGTCAATGAAGCGCTTGTATGGAACGCGGCGACCTACAGAACCAACGTACAAGACGGAGCG GCCGTGGGTACTGTGCTGACTGATCCTGGGTTTGCCGTCACAGACGAGGATACCGACGACACGTACAAATGCTTTATGAACTGCGGCGTATCCGCAGG ttatttttctATTAATACGTCAGCATGCGATCTTAAAGTGACGTCAGCATACAGCCTGGATGCCGGACTAACCAGTCCAGTCTCATGTCTAGTGACCGCAGTGGACAAGGGGTCGCACACTGCCACGACCACTCTTATCATCACGATAG ACGACGTCAACAACTATTCGCCGACGTTTTCTCAAATCTACTACGACTTTACGGTATCGGGATCCGCCGGAAGTGGTACATCCGTCGGCACCGTCACTGCCACCGACACCGACACTGGAACGTTTGGAACGTTCTCGTACACTTTGGATAAAACCGCATTAAATGGCAACTACTTCACG GTGAACAGTGCGACTGGCGTCATTAGTACCACAGTTAACATGTTAACCGTCTGCAACTGCTCCGGGAGCACCCTCACCATGACAGTGACGGCGACGGACAAAGGCGGTCGCAACGTAAGTTCACAAGTCGTCGTGTACGTTTCCGAGGCTACCACTACCTATACAACTTCCACTACAGACAG ATATCGAACCTTTTTCGAGGACACCAGGAACATCGCGTGGTTCTCGGTGGCTATGGTGCTCCTTGCAGTGATAGCGGCGGTCACACCTTACGTAATGGTCAAATACGTCTGCGAAGGACCCGCCCTGTGTAAAAACCCATGCAGACAAG TTTCACATGAAATCCATGCTTTCTCGCTTACAGGCATATGCGCCCCTACAATCCGACGCCCCGGGAGGTGTTCAACCCATCACCGCGAACGCCACCTAGACCACAGCTTTTACAAAGCA TTCGGAAACCACCCCCACCCAAAG ACAACCAGTTTTGGCGGAGTGAGAACATCTGACTTTAGTGACGTGATGATGAACGTCAGGCAGTACGTCTCTGCGGACATGACTGACGACTTCGATTCATATAAGCAGTCCTATGGTGTTTTAAAGTAG